In Desulfurellaceae bacterium, one genomic interval encodes:
- a CDS encoding 2,3-bisphosphoglycerate-dependent phosphoglycerate mutase: MTIPLVFLRHGQSVWNQQRRFTGWADVRLSPAGRTESETAGRLLKRANYRFDVCFTSVLQRARQTLDIVLDSLGQSRLPVHTSWRLNERHYGALEGLSRVDAAEQYSPRQVTLWQQHFDICPPPLDPGDRRFPGHDPRYRRLAAADLPRTESLKDVRARVLPYWQDTILPCLKAGQRVLVVAHGNSLRALMTYLDSVPEATIPKIKRPLTGEPLVYEFGPSGQPLSRFYLRRSPKLHRWVRSAFGSTPSPTPD, encoded by the coding sequence ATGACTATCCCGCTTGTTTTTCTGCGCCACGGCCAGAGCGTGTGGAATCAGCAGCGCCGTTTTACCGGCTGGGCCGATGTCAGGCTCAGCCCCGCCGGCCGCACAGAATCCGAAACTGCGGGTCGGCTGCTCAAACGGGCCAACTACCGCTTTGACGTGTGCTTTACCTCCGTGCTCCAGCGCGCCCGGCAAACCCTGGACATCGTCCTCGACAGCCTGGGACAGTCGCGGCTGCCGGTTCATACCAGCTGGCGCTTGAACGAACGCCACTACGGCGCGCTCGAGGGCCTCAGCCGCGTCGATGCGGCCGAGCAATACAGCCCTCGGCAGGTCACGCTGTGGCAGCAGCATTTTGACATCTGCCCGCCGCCGCTTGATCCCGGGGACCGTCGTTTTCCCGGCCACGATCCGCGCTACCGTCGGTTGGCTGCGGCTGACCTGCCACGCACAGAGAGCCTCAAAGACGTCCGAGCCCGTGTGCTGCCGTACTGGCAAGACACCATCCTGCCCTGCCTCAAGGCCGGCCAGCGCGTCCTGGTCGTGGCCCACGGCAACAGCCTGCGGGCGCTCATGACCTATCTCGACAGCGTCCCGGAGGCGACGATTCCAAAAATCAAAAGACCCCTGACCGGCGAGCCCTTGGTGTACGAGTTTGGCCCTAGTGGCCAACCGCTCAGTCGCTTTTACCTCAGACGCTCCCCCAAACTGCACCGCTGGGTGCGCTCGGCTTTTGGTTCCACACCGTCTCCCACCCCGGACTAG